One Janthinobacterium sp. TB1-E2 genomic region harbors:
- the hslV gene encoding ATP-dependent protease subunit HslV, with protein sequence MEQFHGTTILCVRRGKQVALGGDGQVTLGNIVMKGTARKVRKLYQGKVLVGFAGGTADAFTLLDRFEGKLEKHQGNLLRASVELAKDWRTDRVLRRLEAMLLVADSESTLVITGNGDVLEPEDGIGAIGSGGTYAQSAAKALQENTDLSPADVVRKSLTIAAELCIYTNMSHIIETLD encoded by the coding sequence ATGGAACAATTTCACGGCACCACCATCCTCTGCGTCCGGCGCGGCAAGCAAGTCGCCTTGGGCGGCGACGGCCAGGTAACGCTCGGCAACATCGTCATGAAGGGCACGGCCCGCAAAGTGCGTAAGTTGTATCAGGGCAAAGTCCTGGTCGGCTTTGCCGGCGGCACCGCCGACGCTTTTACCTTGCTCGACCGCTTTGAAGGCAAGCTGGAAAAACACCAGGGCAATCTGCTGCGCGCCTCCGTCGAACTGGCCAAGGACTGGCGCACCGACCGCGTGCTGCGGCGCCTGGAAGCGATGCTGCTGGTGGCCGACAGCGAGTCGACCCTCGTCATCACGGGCAATGGCGACGTGCTGGAACCGGAAGACGGCATCGGCGCCATCGGCTCGGGCGGCACCTACGCCCAGTCCGCCGCCAAGGCGCTGCAGGAAAACACGGACTTGTCGCCGGCCGACGTGGTCAGGAAATCGCTGACCATCGCCGCCGAGCTGTGCATTTACACGAACATGTCCCACATTATCGAGACGCTCGACTAA
- the dksA gene encoding RNA polymerase-binding protein DksA, whose amino-acid sequence MTKTNKSTPAANQDIPLISEDQIRAMSEDDYMNPAQLAFFKARLQQLEKDLLKNAGETTEHLRETVLVPDPADRATIEEEHALELRTRDRERKLLKKVQQSIASIDAGDYGWCEETGEPIGIPRLIARPTATLSLEAQQRRELKQKLYGD is encoded by the coding sequence ATGACCAAAACTAATAAATCGACCCCGGCCGCCAACCAAGACATCCCTCTCATCAGCGAAGATCAAATTCGCGCCATGAGCGAAGATGACTACATGAATCCGGCACAACTGGCATTCTTCAAGGCGCGCCTGCAGCAGCTCGAAAAAGACCTGCTGAAAAACGCCGGCGAAACCACGGAACACTTGCGTGAAACCGTGCTCGTACCGGACCCTGCCGACCGCGCCACGATCGAGGAAGAGCATGCGCTGGAACTGCGCACGCGCGACCGCGAGCGCAAATTGCTGAAGAAAGTACAACAATCGATCGCCAGCATCGACGCCGGCGACTATGGCTGGTGCGAAGAAACGGGCGAGCCTATCGGCATCCCGCGCCTGATCGCCCGTCCGACCGCCACCCTGTCGCTGGAAGCCCAGCAACGGCGCGAACTGAAGCAAAAACTCTACGGCGACTGA
- a CDS encoding GTP-binding protein, giving the protein MALIPTTILTGFLGAGKTTLLNRILQEDHGMRIAVIENEFGQENIDNEILVQDSNEHIIEMNNGCICCTVRGDLIVGLTELARKRDSGLLAFDRVVIETTGLANPGPVAQTFFVDEEVGSHYMLDAIITVVDARHAMKQLDEYEEAQRQVGFADKLLLSKTDLVSEDDVAALTRRLKRINPRAPIAKVDFGRAPLAEVLDIRGFNLNEKLELDPDFLATETAHVHDHDHAHDHDHGHEHKHEHAHEHTEACATDCGHADHHHAQHSDDIAAFVFKSTQPFDSAKLDEFLGGLVQVYGPRMLRYKGVLLMQGAERKVVFQGVHQLMGSDLGAKWGDNEVRGSKMVFIGKNLPKDIFIRGLEQCLV; this is encoded by the coding sequence ATGGCACTGATTCCAACCACCATCCTCACCGGCTTCCTGGGCGCAGGCAAAACCACCTTGCTCAACCGCATACTGCAGGAAGACCATGGCATGCGCATCGCCGTGATCGAAAACGAGTTTGGCCAGGAAAACATCGACAATGAAATCCTGGTGCAGGATAGCAACGAACACATCATCGAGATGAACAACGGCTGCATCTGCTGCACCGTGCGTGGCGACCTGATCGTGGGCTTGACGGAACTGGCGCGCAAGCGCGACTCCGGCCTGCTGGCATTCGACCGCGTCGTCATCGAAACGACGGGCCTGGCCAATCCCGGTCCCGTGGCGCAAACCTTCTTTGTCGACGAGGAAGTGGGCAGCCACTACATGCTCGACGCCATCATCACGGTGGTCGATGCCCGCCATGCAATGAAGCAACTCGATGAATACGAGGAAGCCCAGCGGCAAGTGGGCTTTGCCGACAAGCTGCTGCTGTCGAAAACCGACCTCGTCAGTGAAGACGACGTGGCCGCCCTGACGCGCCGCCTGAAGCGCATCAATCCCCGCGCACCGATCGCCAAGGTCGATTTCGGCCGTGCGCCACTGGCCGAAGTGCTCGACATCCGCGGCTTCAACCTGAATGAAAAGCTGGAACTGGACCCGGATTTCCTCGCCACGGAAACGGCGCACGTGCACGATCATGACCATGCGCATGACCACGATCACGGTCATGAACACAAGCATGAGCACGCACATGAGCACACTGAGGCCTGCGCCACCGATTGCGGCCATGCCGACCACCACCACGCGCAGCACAGCGACGATATCGCCGCCTTTGTTTTCAAGAGCACGCAACCGTTCGACAGCGCCAAGCTCGACGAGTTCCTCGGCGGCCTGGTACAAGTGTATGGCCCGCGCATGCTGCGCTACAAGGGCGTACTGCTGATGCAGGGCGCCGAGCGCAAGGTGGTCTTCCAAGGCGTGCACCAACTGATGGGCAGCGACCTGGGCGCCAAATGGGGCGACAACGAAGTGCGCGGCAGCAAAATGGTGTTTATTGGCAAAAATCTACCAAAAGACATTTTTATTCGCGGACTCGAACAATGTTTGGTATAA
- a CDS encoding tyrosine recombinase XerC: MNAARGKAEWLDAYLAQLATQRKLSPHTLDAYGRDLRALLELSGDTPWAALAHNEVRRYTAKLHAGGLDPRSIARKLSSWRGFFNWLSGETQLDANPVDGIRAPKRAKTLPKALSVDDAVRLVAPAQHQQGAAEPEQLCNRAMFELLYSSGLRVSELTSLDTHYCKAENGRDASLGWLDMASFEVIVTGKGNKMRKVPVGKAALVALTAWLGVRPPAADGSAALFLSTRATRISPRVLQLRLKAHALATDIPANVHPHVLRHSFASHVLQSSGDLRAVQEMLGHSSITSTQVYTALDFQHLAHVYDQAHPRAKVK, translated from the coding sequence ATGAATGCGGCGCGCGGCAAGGCCGAGTGGCTCGATGCCTACCTGGCGCAGCTGGCCACGCAGCGCAAGCTGTCGCCGCATACGCTGGACGCCTACGGGCGCGACTTGCGCGCCTTGCTGGAACTGAGCGGCGATACGCCGTGGGCGGCGCTCGCGCACAACGAAGTGCGCCGCTACACGGCCAAGCTGCACGCTGGCGGCCTCGACCCACGCTCGATCGCCCGCAAGCTGTCGTCGTGGCGGGGCTTTTTCAACTGGCTCAGTGGCGAGACCCAGCTCGACGCCAATCCCGTCGACGGCATCCGCGCCCCCAAGCGGGCCAAAACCTTACCCAAAGCCTTGTCGGTGGACGACGCCGTGCGCCTCGTGGCACCCGCGCAACACCAGCAAGGCGCCGCCGAGCCGGAGCAGCTGTGCAACCGGGCCATGTTCGAGCTGCTGTATTCGAGCGGCTTGCGCGTGTCCGAACTGACCAGCCTGGACACCCATTACTGCAAGGCCGAGAACGGCCGCGACGCCTCGCTGGGCTGGCTCGACATGGCCAGCTTCGAAGTCATCGTCACGGGCAAGGGCAACAAGATGCGCAAGGTGCCGGTCGGCAAGGCAGCCCTCGTGGCCCTGACTGCCTGGCTGGGCGTGCGTCCGCCGGCGGCCGATGGCAGCGCCGCCCTGTTTCTCAGCACGCGCGCCACGCGCATCTCGCCGCGCGTGCTGCAGCTGCGCCTGAAGGCGCACGCGCTGGCGACGGACATTCCCGCGAATGTGCATCCGCACGTGCTGCGCCACTCGTTCGCTTCGCACGTGCTGCAATCGTCGGGCGACTTGCGCGCCGTGCAGGAAATGCTGGGCCATTCCAGCATCACCTCGACCCAGGTCTACACGGCCCTCGATTTCCAGCACCTGGCGCACGTGTACGACCAGGCGCACCCGCGCGCCAAGGTCAAGTAG
- a CDS encoding DUF484 family protein, translating to MTATLDSSTVAQYLSEHPNFFEEHTALLGEVKLSSPLTGRTISLQERQMEVMRDKYKALELRMSKLSRVAEENGDIASKFHGWNQAMLQVRNDADMPRVLVDALQSNFDVPYVSLRLWQVLPEHADGWFTEDVTADVRMFANSLQTPYCGSNRDFEAVHWLQADKIESTVMIALRAPNTTGTFGLLVLGSPDSERFTSSMGTDFLVHIGATASAALAALRAGSPA from the coding sequence ATGACCGCCACACTCGATTCCAGCACCGTCGCCCAGTACCTGAGCGAGCATCCGAATTTCTTCGAAGAGCATACCGCCCTGCTCGGCGAGGTCAAGCTGAGCAGCCCGCTGACGGGACGCACCATCTCGCTGCAGGAGCGGCAGATGGAAGTGATGCGCGACAAGTACAAGGCGCTCGAGCTGCGCATGTCCAAGCTGAGCCGCGTGGCCGAGGAAAATGGCGATATCGCCAGCAAGTTCCACGGCTGGAACCAGGCCATGCTGCAAGTGCGCAACGATGCGGACATGCCGCGCGTGCTGGTCGATGCCTTGCAAAGCAATTTCGACGTGCCCTACGTCAGCCTGCGCCTGTGGCAAGTGCTGCCGGAACACGCCGACGGCTGGTTCACGGAAGACGTGACGGCCGACGTGCGCATGTTCGCCAACAGCCTGCAAACGCCGTACTGCGGCAGCAACCGCGATTTCGAAGCCGTGCACTGGTTGCAAGCTGACAAGATCGAATCGACCGTCATGATCGCCCTGCGCGCCCCGAACACCACGGGCACCTTCGGCTTGCTGGTGCTCGGTTCGCCCGACAGCGAACGCTTTACGTCAAGCATGGGCACGGACTTCCTCGTACATATCGGCGCCACGGCCAGCGCCGCCCTGGCCGCGCTGCGCGCCGGCTCGCCTGCCTGA
- a CDS encoding porin, whose translation MKKSLVALALFGAFAATAQAQSSVQIYGTIDAGLGKATGSTTAVTKRDNNKLGFKGTEDLGNGLKAIFQLEIRYESDTGTLESNGARPLFQGQSRVGLQGDFGTVRLGRGLTAFQETSTGFEPWSGMPTPAGFQTDLTVAGYTSDPLSPAGNSRNRFSNAVFYNSPVISGFQFNATVAAKEANNNAAVAASVRNLTTNASGNYFVPGNVAPASNPYSVSVTYSSPGFAAMAAYERNGLQAKLWSVGASVNPIPELKVMLSIQHQNDEEFKIVNTGTKSWVLGANYDVGPGKIRAGYGQKTPDGVVKTKQASLGYDYNLSKRTYVYADISNKKAASTTNYNVSSTTNYIGVGVHHNF comes from the coding sequence ATGAAAAAATCACTCGTTGCCCTCGCACTCTTCGGCGCCTTTGCCGCAACCGCACAAGCGCAGTCGTCCGTCCAAATCTACGGCACGATCGATGCAGGCCTGGGCAAAGCGACTGGTTCGACCACCGCCGTCACCAAGCGCGACAACAACAAACTGGGTTTCAAGGGCACGGAAGATCTGGGCAATGGCTTGAAAGCTATTTTCCAACTGGAAATTCGCTATGAATCCGACACCGGCACGCTGGAAAGCAATGGCGCCCGTCCGCTGTTCCAGGGTCAAAGCCGCGTCGGCCTGCAAGGTGACTTCGGTACCGTACGTCTGGGCCGTGGCCTGACCGCGTTCCAAGAAACGAGCACCGGTTTCGAACCATGGTCGGGCATGCCTACGCCAGCCGGTTTCCAGACCGACCTGACCGTCGCCGGCTACACCAGCGATCCGCTGAGCCCAGCTGGCAACTCGCGTAACCGCTTCTCGAATGCCGTGTTCTACAACTCGCCAGTCATCAGCGGCTTCCAGTTCAACGCCACCGTGGCCGCCAAGGAAGCGAACAACAACGCCGCCGTTGCAGCGTCCGTGCGCAACCTGACGACGAATGCCTCCGGTAACTACTTCGTGCCAGGCAATGTGGCGCCGGCATCGAATCCATACTCGGTATCCGTGACGTACTCCTCGCCAGGCTTTGCCGCCATGGCCGCCTACGAGCGCAATGGCCTGCAAGCCAAGCTGTGGTCGGTCGGTGCGTCGGTCAATCCGATTCCTGAGCTGAAAGTCATGCTGTCGATCCAGCACCAGAACGATGAAGAATTCAAGATCGTCAATACCGGCACCAAATCGTGGGTGCTGGGCGCCAACTACGACGTCGGCCCAGGCAAGATCCGCGCTGGCTACGGTCAAAAAACGCCGGATGGCGTAGTCAAAACCAAGCAAGCATCGCTGGGCTATGACTACAATCTGTCGAAACGTACCTATGTGTACGCAGATATTTCGAACAAGAAAGCTGCCAGCACGACCAACTACAACGTTTCGAGCACGACCAACTACATCGGCGTCGGCGTACACCACAACTTCTAA
- the dapF gene encoding diaminopimelate epimerase — protein MKLHFTKMHGAGNDFIVIDAINQDIAFTPAQWQRLADRRFGIGADQILVVEKPRLPGCDFRYRIYNNDGGEVEQCGNGARAFVKFVSEKGLSSKASIRVETMAGVIAPRLELDGSITVDMGAPVLEPALVPFDAAGLTGVAEGADLLWPLDLALPGQTSPVLVSVVSMGNPHAVQVVDDVDAQDLEVTGPRIEHHPRFPRRVNAGYMQVVNRQHVKLRVFERGAGETLACGTGACAAAVAGIRRGLLDSPVRISARGGELSIAWQGPGHPVLMTGPAVTVFEGTIEL, from the coding sequence ATGAAACTCCACTTTACCAAGATGCATGGCGCCGGCAATGACTTCATCGTCATCGACGCCATCAACCAGGACATAGCCTTCACGCCGGCCCAGTGGCAGCGTTTGGCCGACCGCCGTTTCGGCATCGGCGCCGACCAGATTCTCGTCGTGGAAAAGCCGCGCCTGCCGGGCTGCGACTTCCGCTACCGCATCTATAACAACGATGGCGGCGAAGTCGAGCAATGCGGCAACGGCGCGCGCGCCTTCGTCAAGTTCGTCAGCGAAAAAGGCTTGTCAAGCAAGGCCAGCATCCGCGTGGAAACCATGGCCGGCGTCATCGCGCCGCGCCTGGAACTCGACGGCAGCATCACCGTCGACATGGGCGCGCCCGTGCTCGAACCGGCGCTGGTGCCGTTCGATGCGGCTGGCTTGACGGGCGTGGCCGAAGGCGCCGATCTGCTGTGGCCGCTGGACCTGGCTTTGCCGGGCCAAACCTCTCCTGTGCTGGTGTCCGTCGTCTCGATGGGCAACCCGCATGCCGTGCAAGTGGTCGACGATGTCGACGCCCAAGACCTGGAAGTGACAGGGCCGCGCATCGAGCATCATCCGCGCTTTCCCCGCAGGGTCAACGCCGGCTACATGCAGGTCGTCAACCGCCAGCACGTGAAACTGCGCGTGTTCGAGCGGGGCGCCGGTGAAACACTGGCGTGCGGCACGGGCGCCTGCGCGGCCGCCGTGGCCGGCATCCGCCGCGGCTTGCTCGATTCCCCCGTGCGCATCAGCGCGCGCGGCGGCGAACTGTCGATCGCCTGGCAAGGCCCCGGCCATCCCGTCCTGATGACGGGCCCGGCCGTAACCGTGTTCGAAGGCACGATCGAGCTGTAA
- a CDS encoding lipid A biosynthesis acyltransferase — MRLLIAFMWLLHWLPLPILGRFGVAVGSVLFIAMPTRRKIALTNLRLCMPELTEQQRVALARQHFQAYSRSVWERSILWWSSEARLNRLIKKVPAFPGQQIAAKPTILLCPHFVCLDVAGAATAMEISASSMYVQQKNAAFDQALRNGRSRFKPPKLFTRQDGIKTILRALRDGLPYFMLPDMDFGEKDAEFVPFFGVPAATLTATARLALAAKAQVIPVIATFLPNYQGWQVTYYPAWDDYPGDDITAATRRMNEFIEERVREAPAEYFWTHKRFKTRPEGEASFYNQHK; from the coding sequence ATGAGACTACTGATCGCCTTCATGTGGCTGCTGCACTGGCTGCCTTTACCCATCCTCGGCCGCTTCGGCGTGGCCGTAGGCAGCGTGCTGTTCATCGCCATGCCCACGCGGCGCAAGATCGCCCTGACGAATCTGCGCCTGTGCATGCCGGAATTGACGGAACAACAGCGCGTGGCGCTGGCGCGCCAGCATTTCCAGGCCTATTCGCGCAGCGTGTGGGAACGCAGCATCCTGTGGTGGTCGTCGGAAGCGCGCCTGAACCGTCTGATCAAGAAGGTGCCCGCCTTCCCGGGCCAGCAGATCGCGGCCAAGCCCACCATCCTGCTGTGTCCGCACTTCGTCTGCCTCGACGTGGCCGGCGCCGCCACGGCCATGGAAATTTCCGCCTCGTCGATGTATGTGCAGCAAAAGAACGCCGCCTTCGACCAGGCCTTGCGCAACGGCCGCTCGCGCTTCAAGCCGCCCAAGCTGTTTACGCGCCAGGACGGCATCAAGACGATTTTGCGCGCGCTGCGCGACGGCTTGCCGTATTTCATGCTGCCGGACATGGATTTCGGCGAAAAGGATGCGGAATTCGTCCCCTTCTTCGGCGTGCCCGCCGCCACCCTGACGGCCACGGCGCGCCTGGCGCTGGCCGCCAAAGCGCAGGTGATTCCCGTCATCGCCACCTTCCTGCCCAACTACCAGGGCTGGCAAGTGACCTACTATCCGGCCTGGGACGACTATCCGGGCGATGACATCACGGCCGCCACGCGCCGCATGAACGAGTTCATCGAAGAACGCGTGCGCGAAGCGCCGGCCGAGTATTTCTGGACGCATAAACGCTTCAAGACGCGTCCGGAAGGCGAAGCGTCGTTCTATAACCAGCACAAGTGA
- a CDS encoding lysophospholipid acyltransferase family protein, whose product MLVPIFRFLSVFPLPVLHGLGAALGWVIYAISPSYRRRMRENMQGAGFSQHLHTAVAEAGKSVLELPFIWCAPAERVARHATVENWELVEKALQHGRGIVFLTPHLGCFEIVAQQIALRTPLTVMYRPPKRAALKPLIEGARARENLMLAPANMSGVRIFAKCLKKGQPIGLLPDQVPQEGEGVWADFFGRPAYTMTLPAKLAQMGGAEVIITYAERLPGGRGYVVHFVPFTESLDSTSAEQARTINAAMEQLIARSPAQYLWSYNRYKVPRGAPPPTPATSDAAGEQA is encoded by the coding sequence ATGTTAGTCCCAATTTTTCGCTTCTTGTCCGTCTTTCCCCTGCCCGTCCTGCATGGCCTGGGCGCTGCGCTCGGCTGGGTGATTTACGCCATTTCGCCGTCCTACCGCCGCCGCATGCGCGAGAACATGCAGGGTGCGGGGTTTTCGCAACACTTGCACACGGCCGTGGCCGAAGCGGGCAAGAGCGTGCTGGAATTACCGTTCATCTGGTGCGCGCCGGCCGAGCGCGTGGCGCGCCATGCAACAGTGGAAAACTGGGAACTGGTGGAAAAAGCGCTGCAGCACGGCCGCGGCATTGTCTTCCTGACACCGCACCTGGGCTGCTTTGAAATCGTCGCGCAACAGATCGCCCTGCGCACGCCGCTGACCGTGATGTACCGCCCGCCCAAGCGCGCCGCCTTGAAACCGCTGATCGAAGGGGCCCGCGCGCGCGAAAATCTGATGCTGGCGCCAGCGAACATGTCGGGCGTGCGCATCTTTGCCAAATGCCTGAAAAAGGGACAACCGATCGGCCTGCTGCCCGACCAGGTGCCGCAGGAAGGCGAAGGCGTGTGGGCCGATTTCTTCGGCCGTCCCGCCTACACCATGACCCTGCCGGCCAAGCTGGCGCAGATGGGCGGCGCCGAAGTCATCATTACCTACGCGGAACGCTTGCCGGGCGGGCGCGGCTACGTCGTGCATTTCGTGCCGTTTACCGAGTCGCTCGACAGCACCTCGGCCGAGCAGGCGCGCACCATCAATGCGGCCATGGAGCAATTGATCGCGCGCAGCCCGGCGCAATACCTGTGGAGCTACAACCGCTATAAAGTACCGCGCGGCGCACCGCCGCCCACGCCGGCCACGTCCGATGCCGCCGGGGAGCAGGCATGA
- the metK gene encoding methionine adenosyltransferase, with the protein MSNDYLFTSESVSEGHPDKVADQISDAILDAILTQDPAARVAAETLCNTGLVVLAGEITTHANVDYIQVARETIKRIGYDNTEYGIDYKGCAVLVAYDKQSPDIAQGVDEGAGIDLDQGAGDQGLMFGYACDETAELMPAAIHYAHRLVERQSQLRKDGRLPWLRPDAKSQVTLRYVDGRPVGVHTVVLSTQHAPEISHKQIEEAVIEEIIKPILPREWLTETKFLVNPTGRFVIGGPQGDCGLTGRKIIVDTYGGAAPHGGGAFSGKDPSKVDRSAAYAARYVAKNIVAAGLARQCQVQVSYAIGVAKPINITVYTEGTGVIPDAEIAKLVLAHFDLRPKGIVQMLDLLRPIYQKSAAYGHFGREEPEFTWERTDKVALLRDAAGLK; encoded by the coding sequence ATGTCAAACGACTATCTCTTCACTTCCGAATCCGTTTCGGAAGGCCATCCCGACAAGGTTGCCGATCAAATTTCCGACGCCATCCTTGACGCCATCCTGACCCAGGATCCAGCCGCCCGCGTGGCGGCCGAAACCCTGTGCAACACGGGTCTGGTGGTGCTGGCTGGCGAGATCACCACTCACGCCAATGTGGATTATATTCAAGTTGCGCGCGAAACCATCAAACGCATCGGCTACGACAACACGGAATACGGCATCGACTACAAGGGTTGCGCCGTGCTGGTGGCCTATGACAAGCAGTCGCCCGACATCGCGCAAGGCGTTGATGAAGGCGCGGGCATTGATCTGGATCAAGGCGCTGGCGATCAGGGCCTGATGTTCGGCTACGCCTGCGATGAAACGGCCGAGCTGATGCCCGCCGCCATCCACTACGCACACCGCCTCGTCGAGCGCCAGTCGCAGCTGCGCAAGGATGGCCGTTTGCCATGGCTGCGTCCGGATGCGAAATCGCAAGTGACCCTGCGCTACGTCGATGGCCGCCCCGTTGGCGTGCACACTGTCGTGCTGTCGACCCAGCATGCGCCGGAAATCTCGCACAAGCAGATCGAAGAAGCCGTCATCGAAGAAATCATCAAGCCTATCCTGCCGCGCGAATGGCTGACGGAGACCAAATTCCTCGTCAACCCGACGGGCCGTTTCGTCATCGGCGGTCCGCAAGGCGATTGCGGTTTGACCGGCCGCAAGATCATCGTCGACACCTACGGTGGCGCAGCCCCGCACGGCGGCGGCGCGTTCTCGGGCAAGGACCCATCCAAAGTCGACCGTTCGGCAGCCTACGCGGCCCGTTACGTGGCGAAAAACATCGTCGCGGCCGGCCTGGCGCGCCAGTGCCAGGTGCAGGTCAGCTACGCCATCGGCGTGGCCAAGCCGATCAACATCACCGTCTACACGGAAGGCACGGGCGTGATTCCCGACGCGGAAATCGCCAAGCTGGTGCTGGCGCACTTCGATTTGCGTCCAAAAGGCATCGTGCAAATGCTCGACCTGCTGCGCCCGATCTACCAGAAGAGCGCCGCCTACGGCCATTTCGGCCGCGAAGAGCCGGAATTCACGTGGGAACGCACGGACAAGGTCGCCCTGCTGCGCGACGCTGCCGGCCTGAAGTAA
- the ahcY gene encoding adenosylhomocysteinase codes for MNAVLKSQHDYTIADITLAAWGDKEIKIAETEMPGLMAIREEFAAAQPLKGARITGSIHMTIQTAVLIQTLEALGAQVRWASCNIYSTQDHAAAAIAAAGTPVFAVKGESLDDYWEYTHRIFEWPNVDGKAVYSNMILDDGGDATLLLHLGVRAETDLSVLANPGSDEEICLFNSIKKHLLADPTWYSKRLPEILGVTEETTTGVHRLYQMHKEGKLAFPAINVNDSVTKSKFDNLYGCRESLVDGIKRATDVMIAGKVAVIAGYGDVGKGSAQAMRALSAQVWVTEVDPICALQAAMEGYRVVTMDYACEHGDIFVTCTGNYHILTHDHLTRMKDQAIVCNIGHFDNEIDVASLKQYEWENIKPQVDHIIFPSGRRIILLAEGRLVNLGCGTGHPSYVMSSSFANQTIAQIELYANTANYPVGVYTLPKHLDEKVARLQLKKLNAQLTELTQEQADYIGVRTEGPYKPEHYRY; via the coding sequence ATGAACGCCGTACTCAAATCGCAACACGACTACACCATCGCCGATATCACCTTGGCCGCATGGGGCGACAAAGAAATCAAGATTGCTGAAACGGAAATGCCTGGCCTGATGGCCATCCGCGAAGAATTCGCGGCAGCGCAGCCTCTGAAAGGCGCGCGCATCACCGGTTCCATCCACATGACCATCCAGACCGCCGTGCTGATCCAGACCTTGGAAGCACTGGGCGCGCAAGTGCGTTGGGCATCGTGCAACATTTACTCCACGCAAGATCACGCCGCTGCCGCCATCGCTGCCGCCGGCACGCCTGTGTTCGCCGTCAAGGGCGAGTCGCTCGACGACTACTGGGAATACACGCACCGCATCTTCGAATGGCCGAACGTGGACGGCAAGGCTGTCTACTCGAACATGATCCTCGACGATGGCGGCGATGCCACCCTGCTGCTGCACCTGGGCGTGCGCGCGGAAACCGACCTGTCGGTGCTGGCCAACCCCGGTTCGGACGAAGAAATCTGCCTGTTCAATTCGATCAAGAAGCACTTGCTGGCCGACCCGACCTGGTATTCGAAGCGTTTGCCGGAAATCCTCGGCGTGACGGAAGAAACGACGACCGGCGTGCACCGTCTGTATCAGATGCACAAGGAAGGCAAGCTGGCATTCCCTGCGATCAACGTGAACGATTCCGTCACGAAATCGAAATTCGACAACCTGTATGGCTGCCGCGAATCCCTGGTCGACGGCATCAAGCGCGCCACCGACGTAATGATCGCCGGTAAAGTGGCCGTTATCGCCGGTTACGGTGATGTCGGCAAGGGTTCGGCCCAAGCCATGCGCGCCCTGTCGGCGCAAGTATGGGTGACGGAAGTCGATCCGATCTGCGCACTGCAGGCGGCGATGGAAGGCTACCGCGTCGTGACCATGGATTACGCCTGCGAACACGGCGACATCTTTGTCACCTGCACGGGCAACTATCACATCCTCACGCACGATCACCTGACGCGCATGAAAGACCAGGCCATCGTCTGCAACATTGGTCACTTCGACAATGAAATCGACGTCGCTTCGCTGAAGCAATACGAGTGGGAAAACATCAAGCCGCAAGTCGACCACATCATCTTCCCGTCGGGCCGCCGCATCATCCTGCTGGCCGAAGGCCGCCTGGTCAACCTCGGTTGCGGCACGGGCCACCCGTCGTACGTGATGAGCTCGTCGTTCGCCAACCAGACGATCGCTCAGATCGAACTGTACGCGAACACGGCCAACTATCCGGTCGGCGTGTACACCCTGCCAAAACACCTGGACGAAAAAGTCGCCCGTTTGCAACTCAAAAAGTTGAATGCGCAGCTGACGGAACTGACGCAAGAGCAAGCCGACTACATTGGCGTGCGCACGGAAGGTCCTTATAAACCAGAGCACTACCGTTATTAA